The following are encoded together in the Thermosipho japonicus genome:
- a CDS encoding HK97 gp10 family phage protein, translating to MIDISVDKKQLVKIRKYVSDDRFREVLRKVLLAAGMELEDIIVENIKERATNTGALAQHWTVKDLSYDKVKVFTNMQYAPFVEYGTKPHRAPFEPILKWVQQQLRIRGKKSKGVAWAVWQKIAKQGTPEKRYLCDALEDFNLNKWIDELIRTWENV from the coding sequence ATGATTGACATAAGTGTTGACAAAAAACAGTTGGTTAAAATCAGAAAGTATGTATCAGACGACAGATTTCGTGAGGTTTTACGTAAAGTTCTATTGGCAGCAGGGATGGAACTTGAAGATATAATTGTTGAAAACATAAAAGAAAGAGCAACTAACACAGGTGCTTTAGCTCAACATTGGACGGTTAAAGACTTGAGTTATGACAAAGTCAAAGTGTTTACTAACATGCAATATGCTCCGTTTGTAGAGTATGGCACAAAACCACATAGAGCACCATTTGAACCAATTTTAAAGTGGGTACAGCAACAATTGCGGATAAGAGGAAAGAAAAGTAAAGGTGTAGCATGGGCTGTATGGCAAAAAATAGCCAAACAAGGAACCCCGGAAAAAAGATATTTGTGTGATGCTTTAGAAGATTTTAATTTGAATAAATGGATAGATGAACTTATAAGGACGTGGGAAAATGTTTAG
- a CDS encoding phage tail tube protein, with translation MAYTGAKSSVLLGIENTFGSEAKAKYKIPFTSESLNHKIEAVKSEAFLGSRGIKALAPGKEGAEGSLELEMYPLTSGILFYLALGNAVLEDPDATPSSGDEYTKITPISLFDELPSASIEVNHSGQSFKYLGMKINQLKFSGAVGAIPKLTADFVGVEEKSGSLTQETTIINPDNEPYYFKELKLYTDKFSTVTDLYSSIELTINNNLDNDDYRLDGTGKRKTVEAGNLEISGSIDIIFDASSVTNEYAAFKSFSDSAIGIELAKDATHTLKIYLPRIRFSEMTHDISDSGKIMLKANFTTLIPGSGDIIEVSDFTNTTGLY, from the coding sequence ATGGCTTATACAGGAGCAAAATCCAGTGTGTTACTAGGGATTGAAAATACATTTGGAAGTGAAGCAAAAGCAAAATATAAAATACCTTTCACAAGTGAATCATTAAATCACAAAATTGAAGCAGTAAAAAGTGAAGCTTTTTTAGGTTCCCGTGGTATAAAAGCACTTGCACCAGGCAAAGAAGGAGCAGAAGGTTCCCTGGAACTTGAAATGTATCCATTAACATCCGGAATACTCTTTTACCTTGCATTAGGTAACGCTGTTTTAGAAGACCCAGATGCTACTCCTAGTTCTGGGGATGAATATACTAAAATCACTCCAATTAGCTTATTCGATGAACTCCCAAGCGCAAGCATAGAAGTTAATCATTCAGGGCAAAGTTTTAAATACCTTGGTATGAAAATTAATCAATTGAAATTCAGTGGAGCAGTTGGTGCCATTCCAAAATTAACAGCAGATTTTGTAGGGGTTGAAGAAAAAAGCGGTTCTTTGACTCAGGAGACAACAATTATAAATCCTGATAACGAACCATATTATTTTAAAGAATTAAAACTTTATACTGATAAATTTTCTACAGTTACTGATCTGTACTCAAGTATTGAATTAACAATAAACAATAATCTTGACAATGATGATTACCGACTCGATGGAACAGGTAAGCGTAAAACTGTAGAGGCAGGAAACCTTGAAATTTCTGGATCGATTGATATCATTTTTGATGCTTCTTCGGTTACGAACGAATATGCAGCATTCAAATCTTTTTCAGACTCAGCAATAGGAATCGAACTTGCTAAAGATGCAACCCATACATTGAAAATCTACTTACCAAGGATTAGATTTAGCGAAATGACACATGATATTTCTGATTCTGGAAAGATTATGCTAAAAGCAAACTTCACGACTTTAATTCCTGGAAGCGGCGACATAATTGAAGTGTCAGACTTTACCAACACTACGGGATTATATTAA